In a single window of the Littorina saxatilis isolate snail1 linkage group LG3, US_GU_Lsax_2.0, whole genome shotgun sequence genome:
- the LOC138962935 gene encoding organic cation transporter protein-like isoform X1, producing MTMQSFDDVLRKVGECGLYQKRILFIVCVTSGAVIMHNLSPVFTMKIPPHSFGRRRMYLVMVLGMTATGVGLIFVSNLTTLMVLRFLTGATTTGAYLPAYVIPLEMQGPSYRRMTGLVTRTMSTIMVLLGGLCAFLLRDWRSYQACVLSPCIVILVGYFFVPESPRWLVSKGRLDEAQKIVDAMAKTNGVSIAPKLSSAMFDKKDNSQNRGTRVTPLQLFRVPRLFVRYNLLYLSWILIVLCNYGLSYNVTNMSGDIFLNYTVLNLVEFISLFLFFFLIERIGRRHFLLASIGTGGVVCLAAILPTVLGGSDWIFRALSFFGRMCVSAGFVAIYVLSPELFPTVLRSFGLGSCSMMSRFGGLASPYIADLNTYVSGMWGPALPQMVFGVAGLLTAVMIFFLPETRGRNLPETVRDAELFGRIPDDDLAFSTEAEILPMAKNEENMFASNGSEKHTI from the exons ATGACCATGCAGAGCTTCGATGACGTGCTTCGTAAAGTAGGGGAGTGCGGACTATATCAGAAGAGAATAttgttcattgtgtgtgtgactagtGGTGCTGTGATCATGCACAACCTGTCACCTGTGTTCACCATGAAAATACCACCTCACag CTTCGGACGACGGCGCATGTACCTGGTGATGGTGCTGGGAATGACGGCGACTggtgtcggcctcatcttcgtGTCCAACCTCACCACCCTCATGGTGCTCAGGTTCCTCACTGGTGCCACCACCACCGGTGCCTATCTGCCTGCATACGTCATTC CGTTGGAGATGCAAGGACCCTCGTACCGGCGAATGACGGGTCTGGTGACCAGAACGATGAGCACAATCATGGTGCTGCTTGGCGGCCTCTGTGCCTTCCTGCTGCGGGACTGGCGATCCTATCAGGCCTGTGTGCTCTCCCCCTGCATCGTCATCCTCGTTGGATACTT ttttgTCCCTGAATCACCAAGGTGGCTCGTCTCAAAGGGCCGGCTGGACGAAGCTCAGAAGATTGTCGATGCAATGGCGAAAACAAATGGCGTCTCCATAGCACCGAAACTTTCCAGCGCCATGTTCGACAAGAAGGACAACTCCCAGAACCGTGGCACAAGAGTTACGCCCCTTCAACTGTTTCGCGTTCCAAGACTCTTCGTTCGTTACAACCTACTTTATTTGAGCTG GATTCTGATAGTCTTGTGCAATTACGGCCTGAGTTACAACGTGACGAACATGAGTGGCGATATCTTCCTCAACTACACCGTGTTGAATCTCGTGGAGTTCATCTcgctcttcctcttcttcttcctcataGAGAGGATTGGTAGACGCCACTTCCTCCTCGCGTCAATCGGGACAGGGGGCGTGGTCTGTCTGGCGGCCATCCTCCCCACAGTCTTGGGCGGCAGTG ACTGGATCTTTCGCGCGCTGTCTTTCTTCGGCAGGATGTGTGTGTCAGCCGGGTTTGTTGCTATCTACGTGTTGTCCCCCGAGCTCTTCCCCACCGTGCTGCGTAGCTTCGGTCTGGGCTCGTGCTCCATGATGTCACGTTTCGGGGGACTGGCCTCGCCCTACATCGCTGACCTG AACACGTACGTGAGCGGGATGTGGGGTCCGGCTCTGCCCCAGATGGTGTTCGGGGTGGCCGGGCTGCTGACTGCCGTCATGATCTTCTTCCTGCCGGAAACCAGAGGTCGCAACTTGCCGGAAACCGTTCGCGACGCTGAACTCTTTGGCAG AATACCAGATGATGACCTTGCTTTCAGCACAGAGGCGGAAATATTGCCCATGGCCAAGAACGAAGAAAACATGTTTGCGTCCAATGGCAGCGAAAAACACACTATTTAA
- the LOC138962935 gene encoding organic cation transporter protein-like isoform X2 translates to MMMFLGKFLGAFLNSTGGDYFGRRRMYLVMVLGMTATGVGLIFVSNLTTLMVLRFLTGATTTGAYLPAYVIPLEMQGPSYRRMTGLVTRTMSTIMVLLGGLCAFLLRDWRSYQACVLSPCIVILVGYFFVPESPRWLVSKGRLDEAQKIVDAMAKTNGVSIAPKLSSAMFDKKDNSQNRGTRVTPLQLFRVPRLFVRYNLLYLSWILIVLCNYGLSYNVTNMSGDIFLNYTVLNLVEFISLFLFFFLIERIGRRHFLLASIGTGGVVCLAAILPTVLGGSDWIFRALSFFGRMCVSAGFVAIYVLSPELFPTVLRSFGLGSCSMMSRFGGLASPYIADLNTYVSGMWGPALPQMVFGVAGLLTAVMIFFLPETRGRNLPETVRDAELFGRIPDDDLAFSTEAEILPMAKNEENMFASNGSEKHTI, encoded by the exons ATGATGATGTTTCTTGGCAAGTTTCTCGGAGCTTTCTTGAACAGCACGGGGGGAGACTA CTTCGGACGACGGCGCATGTACCTGGTGATGGTGCTGGGAATGACGGCGACTggtgtcggcctcatcttcgtGTCCAACCTCACCACCCTCATGGTGCTCAGGTTCCTCACTGGTGCCACCACCACCGGTGCCTATCTGCCTGCATACGTCATTC CGTTGGAGATGCAAGGACCCTCGTACCGGCGAATGACGGGTCTGGTGACCAGAACGATGAGCACAATCATGGTGCTGCTTGGCGGCCTCTGTGCCTTCCTGCTGCGGGACTGGCGATCCTATCAGGCCTGTGTGCTCTCCCCCTGCATCGTCATCCTCGTTGGATACTT ttttgTCCCTGAATCACCAAGGTGGCTCGTCTCAAAGGGCCGGCTGGACGAAGCTCAGAAGATTGTCGATGCAATGGCGAAAACAAATGGCGTCTCCATAGCACCGAAACTTTCCAGCGCCATGTTCGACAAGAAGGACAACTCCCAGAACCGTGGCACAAGAGTTACGCCCCTTCAACTGTTTCGCGTTCCAAGACTCTTCGTTCGTTACAACCTACTTTATTTGAGCTG GATTCTGATAGTCTTGTGCAATTACGGCCTGAGTTACAACGTGACGAACATGAGTGGCGATATCTTCCTCAACTACACCGTGTTGAATCTCGTGGAGTTCATCTcgctcttcctcttcttcttcctcataGAGAGGATTGGTAGACGCCACTTCCTCCTCGCGTCAATCGGGACAGGGGGCGTGGTCTGTCTGGCGGCCATCCTCCCCACAGTCTTGGGCGGCAGTG ACTGGATCTTTCGCGCGCTGTCTTTCTTCGGCAGGATGTGTGTGTCAGCCGGGTTTGTTGCTATCTACGTGTTGTCCCCCGAGCTCTTCCCCACCGTGCTGCGTAGCTTCGGTCTGGGCTCGTGCTCCATGATGTCACGTTTCGGGGGACTGGCCTCGCCCTACATCGCTGACCTG AACACGTACGTGAGCGGGATGTGGGGTCCGGCTCTGCCCCAGATGGTGTTCGGGGTGGCCGGGCTGCTGACTGCCGTCATGATCTTCTTCCTGCCGGAAACCAGAGGTCGCAACTTGCCGGAAACCGTTCGCGACGCTGAACTCTTTGGCAG AATACCAGATGATGACCTTGCTTTCAGCACAGAGGCGGAAATATTGCCCATGGCCAAGAACGAAGAAAACATGTTTGCGTCCAATGGCAGCGAAAAACACACTATTTAA